The genomic DNA TTTTTCTTCAATTCTCCTCCAAACTTCATAGAAATGCAAGGAAATTTTTATCGGCGGAGGGATTTTTCAGCCAGGCGCGAAACCTTTTACGTTTTGCGTCCACTGTGGACGCAAACAGCGAACTCGCCATAAAGCCTTATCCTGCAATGTTTTTAGTTTGTCAGGTTTTAAAGCAAAATATATTTTCACCAAAGTTTTTTTAAAAATATTGACAATAGTATAAATTAGGGTAATACTTTTGGTATGAAAACTGCTATTTCTATACCCGATGATCTTTTCCGTCAGATTGATGATATTGCGAAGAAACAAAAGCGTTCAAGAAGCGATGTCTTTGCGGTTGCTACTAAAGAGTATCTGGAACGACTCAAATCAAAAAATGTCCTCGATTCATTGAACGAGGTCTATTCAATTGCTGAGGCACCGGATGATGCCGAAGCCAGAAAGAGAGCAGCAAGCCACTTCAAGAAGAATGTCCTGAAGGAGACTTATTGAGTTCTTCTGTCATACAGGGCGATTTGTTTTGGGTTGATTTCGGCGATCCTGGAGGTTCGGAGCCTGGATATAACCATCCCTGCGCTGTCATTCAGAACGATATATTCAATCAGAGTAAGATTAACACCGTTGTTGTCTGTCTCATAACCTCGAACCTACGCCTTGCAAAAGCGCCCGGCAATGTATATCTACAGAAGGGTGAAGGGAACTTGCCCAAAGACAGTGTTGTCAATATTTCTCAGATTATTACCATAGACAGGTCTTTTCTTAGGGATAAAATAGGAACCCTTTCACGATTGACAACGGAAAAAATCATAGATGGAGTAAAACTTCTTATAGAACCACGAGAACCATTGTACGATTAAGAGATGTGTATGATGGACTTAAGGAAACATCCTAAATTTTCTCCTGCCAAAAAGTAACCTTGTTTAGTTGATTTATCCCCCAGTTACCACCCTTTTTTCTTCCATTGTTTTGCCTTCGGCAAATTGAAACTTTACCTCCAAACCTCGGTAATTTTATCGGTGTAGGAATTTTTCATGCAGCCGCGAGACTTTTTCTGTTTTGCATCCACTGTGGATGCAAAACAGAAACTCCCCATCAAGCCTTACCCTGCATAGTTCTTCCTCTCACTTAATAAATTCAGTCCATAATTGAGCGTACTCATTTCAAGCGATAATGAATGGCATGAAAAGAGTTCTTCTTAAGCTAATTAGGGCACTGTGCGATAACAATAATTAAGAGTACGACCTTGTATCGGCTCTGCATATAATTAGCGGAGGCAAACATATACCTGAACATATGCTCGAAAGGCTGCATGTTTAATTTTTTCACATTCACAAAAATATCCTGGCATGTTTATGCGCTATTTATCACCATAGGGAGACCCGATGAGCGATCTATCAAGGACAACAAAATCGGAACTGATTAAAGAGATATCTGTCTTAAAGCAGAAAATTATGGAACTGGAGCTGTTAGAAACGGAGCACAGGTGTACCGGGGAGGCACTGCACCGTTCCGAGATAAAATTCCACACGCTCTATGATTCGATCAGCGATGCAGTAATGCTGATTAACGAGAAGGATTTTTTAGACTGTAATAAGGCAGCACTGGCAATCAGTGGCTGTGCAACCCGGGAAGAGTTTTGTTCGTTACACCCCGAGGATTTGTCCCCAACGGTCCAGCCTTGCGGCACGGACTCAATTACACTGAGTAAACGGCATATTGCCGCAGCGCTGGAAAAGGGCAGACATCAATTCGAATGGGTACACAAACGTGTTGACACCGGTGAATCTTTCCCGGCTGATGTGCTTCTCATCGCCATGGTGCTGGACGGTAAACAAGTTTTGCTGGCTGTTGCCCGCGATATCACAGACCGCAAGCGTGTTGAAGAAGCACTGTTGAATTCTGAACAGCACTTCAAGGACCTTTCAGAGGAATCTATTGCCGGTGTATACCTTCTTCAGGATGGTATATTTAAATATGCAAATTCTAAACTTGCCCAGATACTCGGATACGAATTGGATGAAATAATTGACAAATTAGCTGTAAAAGATGTTGTTTTTCCGGAAGACTGGCCTATTGTGGAAGAGAACATGCGCAAGAGGATATCCGGGGGACTGAAATCAATCCACTATGAATTCAGGGTAATCACAAAAAACAAAGAGATAAGAAACTCCGAAGTATTCAGCTCCCGAACCATGTACCGGGGAGAACCTGCGATTATAGGAACCCACCTGGACATTACCGACCGCAAACAAATGGAAGAAAAATTAAAGGAGAGCGAAAAAACTCTTCGGTCTCTAATCAACGCCACTGACGATGCCCTGCTGCTGATCGATACAAAGGGGACCATACTTGTGGCCAATGAAACATTGGCCAAGAGAATGGGTAAAGATTCTCAGGAGATTATCGGCATTGTACAGTATGATTTATTTCCTTCCGATGTTGCAGAACGCAGAAAAGAGAAATATGACCAGGTTGTCCATACAGGCAAGTCGGTCTATTTTGAGGATACGAGAAACGGGAGGGTTTACGAAACGTCAGCTTATCCAGTCTTTGATGATAGAGGTTGTGTGTCAAAAATAGCAATTTTTCCCAAAGATATCACCAACCGCAAACAGGCCGAGTCCAAACAAGAGGCTGCCCTTGAAGCATTGAAGAAACAGGAATCTTTGATCCGTGTTATTACTAATTCGGCCCAGGATGCAATATTGATGATGGATACTAAGGGCTGTATCTCCTTCTGGAATCCGGCGGCGGAACATATTTTCGGCTATACAGACGAGGAGGCAATCGGCAGCAATCTGCACCAGTTCCTTGCCCCAAGACGTTTTATGGAAGCACACCTCACAGCATTTGAAATGTTTAAAGATACAGGCCGCGGCAAGGCGATTGACAAGGTCATAGAGCTACAGGGCTGCCGGAAAAATGGAGAAGAATTTCCTATCGAGGTTTCACTTTCCTCAATTCAGCTTGAAGATGGCTGGCATGCCGTGGGAATTGTACGGGACATAACCGAGCGCAAGCAGGTGGAGGAGGAACTCCGGGAATCCCGCAGGAGATTGTCGGATATAATTGAGTTCCTACCTGATGCCACCCTGGTCATTGACAAGGAAGGCCGGGTAATTGCATGGAACAGGGCTCTTGAAGACATGACCGGCGTCAGGAAAGAAGATATGCTCGGCAAGGGCAACTATGAATATTCCATACCGTTCTATGGTGATAGAAGGCCAATCCTCGTTGATCTTGCCCTTCATCGGGATAGAGAAATGGAAAAACAATACACGACTATTCATCGGGTGGGCGAAATACTTTTCGGCGATGCATATACACCGAACATGCCCGGCGGTAATCTCTATCTCTCCGGTACAGCATCTGTTCTTCGTGATTCCAGAGGTGAGATTATCGCAGCCATAGAGTGCATCCGTGACAATACAGAACGCAGAAGAATGGCGGAGGCCCTACAGGAAACTAACATTAATCTGGAAAGAGCCATCGAACGTGCCAATGAAATGGCAATCCAGGCTCAGATGGCCAATAAGGCCAAGAGCGAGTTTCTGGCCAATATGAGCCATGAGATCCGTACTCCTATGAATGGGGTTATCGGTATGACCGGTCTGTTGTTGGACACAAAGCTCACTGACGAGCAGCAGCGCTTTGCCGAGATTGTACGGGCCAGTGCGGAATCTCTCCTCGGGCTCGTCAACGACATCCTCGATTTTTCCAAGATTGAGGCCGGGATGCTGGGCCTGGAAATCATTGATTTCGATCTTCTGAGCCTCATAGAAGATTTTGCTGCAACTATGGCAGTGCGTGCCCATGACAAAGGGCTGGAATTGCTATATGCCTTTACACCCCAGGTTCCTGTGCTTCTTCGCGGTGACCCGGGTCGCCTTCGCCAGATTCTCACCAACCTTGTGGGTAACGCAGTCAAGTTTACCCATACCGGAGAGGTGGTGATCCGTGTGATGGTGGAATCCGATATTGAAGATACGGTCGTTCTGCGTTTCTCTGTGCGTGATACAGGCATCGGCATCCCCAGGGACAAGATTGGCCTGCTATTTAACAAGTTTTCTCAGGCGGATACCTCGACAACACGAAAATACGGCGGCACCGGCCTGGGACTGGCCATTTCAAAACAACTGGCCGAACTGATGGGCGGTGAAATTGGCGTTGATAGTGAAGAGGACAAGGGATCTGAGTTCTGGTTTACCGTAAGCCTGGGTAAGCAGCCCGAGGGTATGCACACCGGCATACTCCCTTCTGCTGACCTGACCGGTATACGCATACTTATTGTGGATGATAATGCCACCAACCGGGAAATCCTGATGACACGCATGACCAACTGGGGCATGCGTCCTTTTGAATGTAAGGACGGGATCGAAGCACTCCAGGCACTCCGTCAGGCAGTATATGAGAATGACCCCTTTAGAATTACAATAATTGACATGCAGATGCCGGGAGTGGATGGTGAGTCCCTTGGCCGCTCTATCAAGGCAGACAATCGTCTGGCTGATATAAGGATGGTAATGTTGACCTCCCTTGGAATACGCGGCGATGCCTGCCGCTTCCAGAATGTCGGCTTTGCAGCATATCTTACTAAACCGGTGCGTTATCAGGAACTGAAGAATGTGTTGTCAATGATATTGTCAGACCGGGACTTAACCCGCAAGGAGTCTGAGCCCATCGTGACTCGCCACTCAACCTTTGATATGTTACCCCTCTTTACTGGCAATAAAGCACGGGTTCTGCTGGCTGAGGACAATATTACCAACCAGCATGTGGCTCTGGGTATTCTCAATAAATTAGGTTTGCGGGCTGATGCTGTGGCAAACGGCGCCGAGGTGCTCAAGGTGCTGGAGAGCATTCCTTATGACCTGATTCTAATGGATGTACAGATGCCTGTAATGGACGGAATGGAGGCAACCCGACAAATTCGCAATCCCCAATCCGCAGTACTTAATCATGCCATACCCATCATTGCCATGACCGCCCACGCCATGCAGGGCGATCGGGAGAAATGCCTTGAGGCCGGCATGGATGACTATGTGTCAAAACCTGTAACACCGCAGACTCTGGCTGAAAGGCTGGAAAAATGGCTGACGAAAGATCCGGGTAAAAGAGAGCGGATTAAATATGAACAAAGACCTGAAAAAACAAAGGAGCCTCAGACAGCCGAACCTATTATCTGGGATAAGGCTGGAATGCTGGAACGCCTGATGGATGACGAAGAACTTACAAAAAAAATTACGGATGGTTTCCTGACGGATATTCCGCAACAGATCCAGGCATTAAAAACGTTTCTGGAAGCCGGCAGTGTTTCAGATGTCGAACGTCAGGCTCATACCATCAAGGGTGCAGCAGCTAATATAGGCGGAGAACGATTGCGTGCAGTAGCCTTTGAAATGGAGAAAGAAGCCAGGGACGGGGATCTTACTGCTGTAAATATGTCCGTAGCTAATTTGGTAACACAGTTTGAACAGTTGAAGAAAGTGATGGTAAAGGAGTGCTAAAGCTATAAAACACATAAAGGGAGAACAAGATGAAGATACTGATTACTGAGGACGATTTTACCAGTCGCCTGCTCCTTCAGGAAATATTGAAATACTATGGGACCTCACATGTAGCTGTCAACGGCAAAGAGGCTGTTGAAGCCGTACGCATCGCAATAGAAACAGGCGAACCTTATAACCTTATCTGCCTGGACATCATGATGCCTGAAATGGATGGTCAGGAGGCGCTAAGCATAATACGGCAGATGGAAGCATCTGCCGGTCTTACAGATATAAACCGCGCCAAAATTATTATGACAACTACCCTTACAGACAAAGAAAACGTTATAAATGCGGCTAAAAATCAATGCGACATTTTTCTTGCCAAGCCCGTCCAGAAGGCAAGGCTGTTGGAAGAGTTGCGCAAGATGAGGTTGATTATATGATAAGGAAGATACTCTGATGCGCATCCTGATTGCCGAAGATGATTTTACATCCCGAAGTATGCTTGCGGCAGTGCTTAGGAAAAGCGGTTATGATGTGGTGGAAACTTCCAACGGCTCTGAAGCCTGGAGAGAGATGGAGAAGCCTGACGCTCCTCGAATTGCTGTTCTCGACTGGGTGATGCCTGAAATGGATGGACTGGAGGTTGTGCGCCGGGTACGCGCTTTGCAGACTGAGCAGTTATTCTACATCATCATACTGACCACTAAAGGCGAAAAGGCCGATATGATAGCCGGATTGGACGCAGGAGCCGATGACTACCTGGCTAAACCGTTTCATCCGGGTGAACTCCGTGCCAGAGTTGAAGTCGGACGTCGAATGATCGAGATGCAGGACAAACTCATAAAAAGCCGGGAAGCTTTGGCGCATGAAGCCACACATGATTACTTGACAGGGATTCTTAACCGCAGGGCTATTCTCGATCGCTTGAAAAAAGAACTCGCGCGTGCCGGACGCCATGGAGATGCACTGGCTATCGGGGTTTGTGATATAGACCATTTTAAAAAGATCAATGACACATATGGACACCAGACCGGTGATGATGTGCTGTGTGAGCTTTCTCAAATTATGAACGATTGTTCCAGGAATTATGATTCTGTGGGGCGCATAGGGGGAGAGGAATTTTTAATAATTATTCCTATGAAAGCAGGGACAGACCCTGTATCTGCCTTTAACAGATTGTGTATGGAGATTGCCGGAAGCATTATGAAAACAAGATCAGGTGATTTGTTTGTTACGGTTAGCATCGGTGTGGCCTGTGCGACAGCCGAAAGCCTGGTGGATGAGATATTGGGGGCAGCCGATGCTGCTCTTTATCAAGCGAAGGTTCAGGGACGCAACCGTGTTGTATATGCAGCCGGGAGAATTGTGGAGGAACAGCCGAAATGAGGATTCTTATTGCCGAAGATGATTTTACATCCCGAAGTATGCTTGCGGCAGTGCTTAGGAAAAGCGGTTATGATGTGGTGAAAACTTCCAACGGCTCTGAAGCCTTGAGAGAGATGGAAAACAGAGGGGACATCCTTTAAAAAGTAAATATTTTTCCCCCGCCAAAAGGAAATATCTTCTGTCATGCCGCCCTTTTTTTTCTTCCATTGTTTTGCCTTCGGCAAATTAAAACGTTGCCTCCAAACTTCATAAAAATGCAAGGTAATCTTTATCGGCGATATTATTTTTCATGCAAGCGGGAGATCTTTTTTGTTTGGTGTCCACAGTGGACACCAAACAAAAACTCCCCATAAAGCCTTATCCTGCCTTGTTCTATGTCCGGTAAGCCTTAAAACTGGTTTCTTGGAATTTCACCCAACATTCTTGACTTTAGGGTGGGATAGGGACAGATTTGGAAAATCTTTAAATTCTTCTAAACTGTTGCCGGTTCTTGATTTACAAATTCTCCGCCACAGTGTCGGAGAATTCACCTCCTACGGTATGAACGGGCGGTTTCCATCGAAAATTACCTCAGACAGAGAAAAAAGATATTGCCGGAAAACCTTTACTATTATTGCTTTGACCATATTCCACATGCCAAAAAAGCATAATCCTCCATCTCCTGGCCAAAATATTACTTTCAATCAATTGATTCCTCGAAGCTCTGCTTCGGGGTGACTATATTCCCTCGCCCCTTGAGGGAGAGGGCAGGGTGAGGGGGGATAATCATGTTCCCCATTCCTCTGATACATCGCAGCTTTGCTGCGGGGAGGTTCATTTCCGATATCTTTTCGTGTTTTAAAATTTAAAACCGAGTAACGGGTGGGTGGAATGTTCAACGCATTCCTTCATCCTCATGATGTAGTCAGGCCGTATTCCATCCATCCATTGCGGATAACCGCCAACCCATAAATATGTCAGAAGCTCCTGAAATCCGAGCTTATTGAAGGTGTAGTCACCTATCTTAATGGTCTGAGCAGTTGAGTCCACGACAACTTTTATCTTTGTCAATGGAGTGTATCGCTTAACAATATTTTCCACAAGCTCTCTGTTTGTATGGCCTTCCGGATGCTGCTTAAATTTCTCCGGTATGTAAGGAAAAGGAAAGTGTCCATAAACCTCTCCGATGAACCCGCATAGATCAACACCTGTTATTGCGCCCATCAGGTTGCCGATCCGGTTTTCTTCAAGGATATATACAACCCATTCCATTATGCAGGATTCATCAGGTGTCTGCGAGGCTATTTCCACAATGTAATCAGAGACATCACTGGCAAAGAAAAAGTAATTGTTCAGCAGTATCATATCTGTTTCAATATTAAAAAAACCGAAAGCTACATCGCCGTGGCTTAGCGATTTAAAAAGAAGCGGCATAATCTCTCACATTCTCCTGATCCGGGGAAAGTATAGGGGACATCCACAATATATTACCCCTTTTCATTTTATGTTGTTTAAAATCCCGTGTTATCAAAGCAGCCTTATTCTTCTCATACCAAGTCGCATTCAAATGCACATCGAGGCAGCGACGATGAGCCGACGCAGGCGTACACAAAAGTACGTCGAGGAGTGCGAGGAGGAGATAACAAAGATGTGCGATTGAAGGCGACTTGGTATCATCACCATATTATATTGTTATTAACACAGATTTGTGCTGACTTAGTTCCTGATAAATTGCAATTAACTGCTCCTGACTGTGGATTGTCAGTGTTGCTGTTATTGAGAGATATTTGCCGCCGGAACTGGTCCTGGTTTTGTAGAGTACAGTTTCACCTTCTGCGATATGTTTCTCAATGACCTCAACTACAGCAGCATAAAACTCATTTGTGTTTTCTCCCAATACCTTAAGCGGGTATGCGCAGGGAAACACAAGGGGGCTGCCAGTGTATTTCATAGGAGAGATTCCATGGCAGGGACGGCCTGGATCAAATCTCTATCTGTGATGCAGGAGGCCATATTGGACATTTTCCACCAAAAAGAAACCTTAATTGATCTATTGATCCCCGTAATACCGCCCCTTTTTTGCCCCTCGGATTTTAATATCCCACAGTTTGCCTCGGGGTGATTCATTGCCATTCTGCCGCAAAGTTTATAAAAATGCAAGCAAATTTTTATCAGTATCGGTGGAGGCAGAAAGAAACAATAACAACTTTGTTTTTAACATAATCGAGCGATTTTTTTATACAATTTTAATACTAATACAATTAAACGGGGAGATGACAATGAAAAAGACATGTTTTATCTTTTTGTTACTGTTTACCAATGCACTATGGCAAAGGGATTGGAACAAGGATGGATGCAGAGATGTTTGCCGAAAAACTCCAGGGGAAAATTGAGGTCATAATCCTAAAAGAGGAATAATCATAGATTAAGCGCCATGGTTGACTGTTCATTCCCAGGCCTTTGGCCGTATAGGGCGCTCTGCAAGGCTGAAAGAACCAATGGCACCTTCAAATTCTCTTGCATCCGGGAACAAAATAGTTTAAAATAAAACCATGGAATCTATTGAATTAAAAGCCAAAGGGATCGACAACAGCCAATTCCTCACCACTTACACAAAAAATATTGTGGAAATACTCAAAGATCCGAACCTGAGCGCAGAGGTTAAAGATGGACAGACCAGCAAAGACTTGTCTCAGTTACTTGAGTCGCTGGGCTACCATGTTGAAGCCAAGAAATTTGAGGGTGGTTGGACCGCGCTGAAAGCCGCGAAATGAATCACCCCGCCGCAAGCGGACGGGGTATCAAAGGCAAGAATATGGAACCATTTCTCAGCAAGCTTCGGGGTATTGACCCGGCGGGGCAATAAAGGAATTATTGAACGACACTCGTACCCGGGACTCATTCCCCGTCTCCAGCCACACAGGCGTACGATGTGGACATCCATAAGCTATAACTATATTTCCCCCTCCGAAAAGAAACCTTAATTGACCGATTGATCCTCGCTATTTACGCCCCTTTTTTCTTACCCCTCGAATTTTAAATCTCGTAATTTACCTCGGGGTTATTCATTGCCGTTTGTTTGCCTTCGGCAAATTGAAGCGCTGCCCGCAATCTTCATAAAGATGCAAGGATATTTTTATCGGCAGAGGCATTGTCTTGTACAGGCGCGAGACCTTAGTGACGGAAGCTGTCTTTATACCTGAGGTTATCCAAGATTCTTCCTTCCTGTCAATCGAGTATAAATCCGCAAAAAAACTACTCTTGCCGATAATAAAGCGGACACAGTTCGGATGAGCCGGGGATAAAATTGCGACAAATCATCGGGCGTGTCTCGTAAATTTCGCAGGAAAAAAATGAGACATCCCAATTAAGATAAAAACAGCTCGTCACGCTTGTTCCAAACTTATTAATGATCCGGTCACCCGCCCAGAATACGTTGTTGTCGTGAAGCCGGTCAAGAATATCATAGCGCTGCTCTTTTTCCCATCTCTGAATATCTTCAGGAGAGACGTAGGCGATCATGTCCACGTGACAGCAGGCGCCGCATCTACGGCATGTAATATCTCCATCTTTTTCACTTTTCATTAAAGACTCTAATTTTCTTTTCATTGTTTTGCCTTCGGCAAATTGAAGCGCTGCCCGCAATCTTCATAAAGATGCAAGGAAAAATTTATCGGCCAAAGCATGGAAATAATCTCAAAGCATGCTTCAGGGTGTGTACACGCGGGGCAATCAAGCTGCGCTTGCAGTTCGTTGTGTCTCCAAAGTTTGTTGTGACATAATATCAGATCTGGTATATTCCTTTCATATGAGCGACCACTGTCATGCCATTCCTAAAACTGATGTTCGTCCGGAGCTGCACGGACTCTGGAACGGACCGGTGTGGGGCGAAACCCCGTTTCTCGGTATCGGTTGCTTCAGACCCGAAGGCACCTCCCATTGGCCGCTTGTACGGTGCAAGATGCTCTATGATGACAGCCACCTCTACGGGCTTTTCCTTGTCCGGGACCGATATGTGCGGTGTATCCATACGGGTTTTCAGGCCCCAGTCTACGAGGACAGCTGTGTCGAGCTCTTTGTACAGCCTGTACCTGACAAAGGCTACTTCAATTTCGAGTTCAACTGCGGCGGTGCCTTGCTTGCTTCCTACGTGACAGACCCGACCAGGATCGACGGGCGAGTGGCGGAAGCTGTGCCGCTTTCCCCGGAAGAAGGCCGGCAGGTGGCGGTCTATAGTAGTCTTCCGTCCA from Pseudomonadota bacterium includes the following:
- a CDS encoding carbohydrate-binding family 9-like protein; protein product: MSDHCHAIPKTDVRPELHGLWNGPVWGETPFLGIGCFRPEGTSHWPLVRCKMLYDDSHLYGLFLVRDRYVRCIHTGFQAPVYEDSCVELFVQPVPDKGYFNFEFNCGGALLASYVTDPTRIDGRVAEAVPLSPEEGRQVAVYSSLPSIIEPEIEDEVTWSLEFSIPFALLQSYAGSIGRVEGRQWRGNLYKCGNRTSHPHWASWAPLSDRNFHAPWDFGVLHFAP
- a CDS encoding ribbon-helix-helix protein, CopG family, translating into MKTAISIPDDLFRQIDDIAKKQKRSRSDVFAVATKEYLERLKSKNVLDSLNEVYSIAEAPDDAEARKRAASHFKKNVLKETY
- a CDS encoding response regulator → MKILITEDDFTSRLLLQEILKYYGTSHVAVNGKEAVEAVRIAIETGEPYNLICLDIMMPEMDGQEALSIIRQMEASAGLTDINRAKIIMTTTLTDKENVINAAKNQCDIFLAKPVQKARLLEELRKMRLII
- a CDS encoding diguanylate cyclase — its product is MRILIAEDDFTSRSMLAAVLRKSGYDVVETSNGSEAWREMEKPDAPRIAVLDWVMPEMDGLEVVRRVRALQTEQLFYIIILTTKGEKADMIAGLDAGADDYLAKPFHPGELRARVEVGRRMIEMQDKLIKSREALAHEATHDYLTGILNRRAILDRLKKELARAGRHGDALAIGVCDIDHFKKINDTYGHQTGDDVLCELSQIMNDCSRNYDSVGRIGGEEFLIIIPMKAGTDPVSAFNRLCMEIAGSIMKTRSGDLFVTVSIGVACATAESLVDEILGAADAALYQAKVQGRNRVVYAAGRIVEEQPK
- a CDS encoding YkgJ family cysteine cluster protein yields the protein MKRKLESLMKSEKDGDITCRRCGACCHVDMIAYVSPEDIQRWEKEQRYDILDRLHDNNVFWAGDRIINKFGTSVTSCFYLNWDVSFFSCEIYETRPMICRNFIPGSSELCPLYYRQE
- a CDS encoding response regulator, which translates into the protein MRILIAEDDFTSRSMLAAVLRKSGYDVVKTSNGSEALREMENRGDIL
- a CDS encoding type II toxin-antitoxin system PemK/MazF family toxin gives rise to the protein MSSSVIQGDLFWVDFGDPGGSEPGYNHPCAVIQNDIFNQSKINTVVVCLITSNLRLAKAPGNVYLQKGEGNLPKDSVVNISQIITIDRSFLRDKIGTLSRLTTEKIIDGVKLLIEPREPLYD
- a CDS encoding PAS domain S-box protein, which produces MSDLSRTTKSELIKEISVLKQKIMELELLETEHRCTGEALHRSEIKFHTLYDSISDAVMLINEKDFLDCNKAALAISGCATREEFCSLHPEDLSPTVQPCGTDSITLSKRHIAAALEKGRHQFEWVHKRVDTGESFPADVLLIAMVLDGKQVLLAVARDITDRKRVEEALLNSEQHFKDLSEESIAGVYLLQDGIFKYANSKLAQILGYELDEIIDKLAVKDVVFPEDWPIVEENMRKRISGGLKSIHYEFRVITKNKEIRNSEVFSSRTMYRGEPAIIGTHLDITDRKQMEEKLKESEKTLRSLINATDDALLLIDTKGTILVANETLAKRMGKDSQEIIGIVQYDLFPSDVAERRKEKYDQVVHTGKSVYFEDTRNGRVYETSAYPVFDDRGCVSKIAIFPKDITNRKQAESKQEAALEALKKQESLIRVITNSAQDAILMMDTKGCISFWNPAAEHIFGYTDEEAIGSNLHQFLAPRRFMEAHLTAFEMFKDTGRGKAIDKVIELQGCRKNGEEFPIEVSLSSIQLEDGWHAVGIVRDITERKQVEEELRESRRRLSDIIEFLPDATLVIDKEGRVIAWNRALEDMTGVRKEDMLGKGNYEYSIPFYGDRRPILVDLALHRDREMEKQYTTIHRVGEILFGDAYTPNMPGGNLYLSGTASVLRDSRGEIIAAIECIRDNTERRRMAEALQETNINLERAIERANEMAIQAQMANKAKSEFLANMSHEIRTPMNGVIGMTGLLLDTKLTDEQQRFAEIVRASAESLLGLVNDILDFSKIEAGMLGLEIIDFDLLSLIEDFAATMAVRAHDKGLELLYAFTPQVPVLLRGDPGRLRQILTNLVGNAVKFTHTGEVVIRVMVESDIEDTVVLRFSVRDTGIGIPRDKIGLLFNKFSQADTSTTRKYGGTGLGLAISKQLAELMGGEIGVDSEEDKGSEFWFTVSLGKQPEGMHTGILPSADLTGIRILIVDDNATNREILMTRMTNWGMRPFECKDGIEALQALRQAVYENDPFRITIIDMQMPGVDGESLGRSIKADNRLADIRMVMLTSLGIRGDACRFQNVGFAAYLTKPVRYQELKNVLSMILSDRDLTRKESEPIVTRHSTFDMLPLFTGNKARVLLAEDNITNQHVALGILNKLGLRADAVANGAEVLKVLESIPYDLILMDVQMPVMDGMEATRQIRNPQSAVLNHAIPIIAMTAHAMQGDREKCLEAGMDDYVSKPVTPQTLAERLEKWLTKDPGKRERIKYEQRPEKTKEPQTAEPIIWDKAGMLERLMDDEELTKKITDGFLTDIPQQIQALKTFLEAGSVSDVERQAHTIKGAAANIGGERLRAVAFEMEKEARDGDLTAVNMSVANLVTQFEQLKKVMVKEC
- a CDS encoding DUF493 domain-containing protein, which gives rise to MKYTGSPLVFPCAYPLKVLGENTNEFYAAVVEVIEKHIAEGETVLYKTRTSSGGKYLSITATLTIHSQEQLIAIYQELSQHKSVLITI